In a single window of the Bacillus rossius redtenbacheri isolate Brsri chromosome 8, Brsri_v3, whole genome shotgun sequence genome:
- the LOC134534845 gene encoding uncharacterized protein LOC134534845, whose product MARAAILLATALFSVVSVTGCPPCRQAECPGATGCQQGLVLDACRCCLVCAKGAGATCGMGLDCSSASEEHLYAENKAKNSITSEKFPKAQYRNKHLDDLPKTDNDTPEFGKKQILENELNVENFPKSNKKEHTFMRKYTSSVVNGMAKARDGGQILNSFKDRELRVKAVKYAKNTVQKIMESAARRLQQQASKPASIQNAILILGRKASEITGKKVESEYNAPTAIVKHILTKKVLSEMENRLKGKEDAPEEPSITKNQKEDFLQPLSYEEQHQNKKTLPRILGSYTDSHKTRVIYGQRMTNPSLITFIDFYYKCKKRDAADHNEFNEEDLDVAHYEASRTHKTEAKMLNAMEDGISIRSGVINAMGDNEDVEEDNQSFLHKIGGNLLSKGVGAVKGGYNLLRFGKKMVVAPISYGKEKVTNMMSSAVLPSLSLFNSLANIGSRNL is encoded by the exons TGTGGTGTCGGTTACCGGCTGCCCGCCGTGTCGTCAGGCGGAATGTCCTGGGGCAACTGGCTGTCAGCAGGGATTGGTTCTGGATGCGTGTCGCTGCTGCCTAGTGTGTGCCAAG GGCGCTGGTGCAACGTGCGGCATGGGACTCGACTGCAGCAGTGCTAGCGAAGAGCATCTATATGCAGAGAACAAGGCTAAAAACAGCATCACATCAGAAAAGTTTCCCAAAGCACAGTATCGTAACAAACATCTTGATGATCTTCCTAAAACTGACAATGATACACCAGAATTCGGCAAAAAGCAAATACTtgaaaatgaattaaatgttgaGAATTTCCCAAAAAGTAACAAGAAAGAGCACACTTTCATGAGAAAATATACTTCGAGTGTAGTCAACGGTATGGCTAAAGCCAGAGATGGTGGACAAATCCTCAACAGCTTCAAGGACAGAGAACTGAGGGTCAAAGCTGTTAAGTATGCCAAAAATACTGTGCAAAAAATAATGGAGAGTGCTGCAAGAAGGTTGCAGCAACAAGCAAGCAAACCAGCATCAATCCAAAATGCCATTTTAATTTTAGGCAGGAAAGCTTCTGAAATCACTGGCAAAAAAGTGGAGAGTGAATACAATGCCCCAACAGCAATTGTGAAACACATCTTGACAAAGAAAGTTCTATCAGAAATGGAAAACAGGTTGAAGGGAAAAGAGGATGCACCAGAAGAACCTAGCATTACGAAAAACCAAAAAGAAGACTTCTTACAACCTTTATCTTACGAAGAGCAacaccaaaacaaaaaaacactaccACGTATTTTGGGTTCGTACACTGATAGTCATAAAACACGAGTCATTTATGGTCAAAGGATGACTAACCCATCCCTTATCACTTTCATTGACTTTTACTACAAATGCAAGAAGAGAGATGCTGCAGATCATAATGAGTTTAATGAGGAAGACCTTGATGTTGCTCATTATGAGGCATCACGCACCCACAAGACAGAAGCCAAGATGCTTAATGCCATGGAGGATGGAATATCCATCAGGTCTGGCGTAATCAACGCCATGGGCGACAATGAAGATGTTGAAGAAGACAACCaatcatttttacataaaataggTGGAAACCTCCTAAGTAAGGGTGTGGGTGCAGTTAAGGGCGGATACAATTTGTTAAGATTTGGGAAAAAAATGGTGGTAGCTCCCATCTCATATGGAaaggaaaaagttacaaatatgATGTCAAGTGCTGTATTGCCTTCTTTGTCACTTTTCAACTCTCTAGCAAACATTGGGAGTCGTAATTTGTAA